The following nucleotide sequence is from Coffea eugenioides isolate CCC68of chromosome 10, Ceug_1.0, whole genome shotgun sequence.
GCTGCCTGCTGTTGTGGCCCAAAAGGTAACGAACCAGCCGTGTCAATTGCACTTTGAGGGCTTTCGCTCAAATAAGTCCATCAGTCGGTAGTCTGGTAAGTATTTAAAACCACCAAAGAGGCCTTTCCTATTGAGATGGACAGCATACATTAACTCTTAGGTTGCATCCCTAACATTTTCACTTTTGGGCCGTTGCCCAATATTCACTAAACCAACACCACCACGTAAGCGCAGTAAATTCAAATCCACCAAGTGCACTAGATGGACAGCACACTTGAACTCTTAGTTTGTATCCCTAACATTTTCCCTTTTGGGCCTTTGCCCAATATTCACTAAACCAACGCCACCACATAAGCACAGTAAATTCAAATCCACCAcatgcatgtgatcattttttaaggacaaaattatcaaattaaattttacataattcgattcataatttctcatattttataaaataaaaatttttatccttcatattttttaaaatgaattttttcattcatCATTGATTATGTGTgcgaatagttttttttttttaaattcgtgtatatatctatttgatttcattggcgaaatcaaataaacatatattaCATAATCTGCAACTTTGTGGTAAAAGTTTACTctttcacccaaaaaaaaaaaaacataccgAACTCATTTTCTTATTGTGTGCTCGTAAAACACTAAATAAGGGAACCcatatgatatatgtgaaaaCAAGCATACTTTCAACGATAAGTTAGAATCTATCTAAACTACATAAAGCGCCAAAGGTGCAGCTACAGTTGATTCTGCCGGTTTCACTGTGATTTCGCAACTGATTTCGTCctttttggtcttttcacaggatccATGCAGCGGCTTTGTTTCCTGTTGCGCTTGTCCTCATTtcttttttgggataatttcagaaacctccaatgaggtttctgacatttacactcACCTCTCCTGTagtttgaacaattacactgacctcccctgaggttactaatcctttacaaattcagtccaaatgattaaaatattattttagagagtgaaattagaattttgtacctgatttgccatttgtgctacatgtccaatgaatgacaaagtattacaaattaattaataattaataaactttaaggagcgtagtttataggcaaatacgtattatttatttaaagtaccaactctttacggatattttatttttaaatatttaatttatgataaatatattaacgtttgtaattaaaaattaaaaaatgttacagtaatattctcgcaaaaagaaaatcagtaggttatctatttgatataaattaaatattttttaaaaaaagaaatggcccataaagtattaattttttatggttttcatccattacatgagtaaagtattagctctttatgagtattttatcctgaatcatttaatttatgctaaatacataaatatttataactaaaattgaaaaagtgtaatattaatatttctacggaagaaaaactggtaggttttttatttaatgaaaattaaatatttgagagtaaatacaaatctgtatttgagaataaatatttgtaataaagtaaatgtttgaaagtaaaatatccgtaaagagttggtattttaaataaataatacgtatttgcctataaactacgctccttaaagtttattaattattaattaatttgtaatactttgtcattcattggacatgtagcacaaatggcaaatcaggtacaaaattctaatttcactctctaaaacaatattttaatcatttggactgaatttgtaaagaattagtaacctcaggggaggtcagtgtaattgttcaaaccacagAGGAGGTtagtgtaaatgtcagaaacctcaggggaggtttctgaaattatcccttctttttttgttgCTTTGTTCCCGTTGTGCCTTTTCTCTTGGTTCGTTTGTAATTTGCcaatcaattttgtccttttgtttCTTCGATCTTTTGCTCCCGTCATTTTGCTATCTTCAAGCCGTGTATATTGACCaaagtatttttatgtttataattttcccactttttttatatttattcgcTTACTTATTAACTTTCTCTAAAATGTGTATATTAACAAAcatattaaatatcaaaaaaatataCAGGTCGCTAAAAATCCTATGTACATCTAATATATACAAACAATACAAATTCTATGTATAtctaattaatatatataaattgatTATGCTATTTTGTATTAATGCAGATCAATGAAAATCATATATGTTTAGCGTGTATCTATTATATATAAAGACCaaagtatttttatgtttataattttcccactttttttatatttattcgcTTACTTATTAACTTTCTcaaaaatatgtatattaacaaacatattaaatatcaaaaaaatatgcAGGTTGCTAAAAATCCTATGTACATCTAATACATACAAACGAATAAAAATTCTATGTGTATctaatcaatatatataaatcgATTATGCTGTTTTGTATTAATGCAGATCAATGAAAATCATATATGTTTAACGTgtatctaatatatataaattaataatatcgctttgtattaacatataataagtgttatttatatgaaataattataatttcgaGACTATTTCTATGTTTATAATTTTCCCTCCTTCTTTATATTTATCCGCTTATTTATTAACTTTGTCGAAACTGtgtatattgaaaaaaatattaaatataaaaaaaatacgCAGGTCGCTAAAAATCCTATGTACATCTAACACACACTAACGAATAAAAATTCTATGTGTATctaatcaatatatataaatcaaTTATGCTGTTTTGGATTAATGCAGATCAATGAAAATTATATGTGTTTATCGTATATCTAatttataaattaataatactACTTTGTATTAACGTATAATAAGTGTACATGCACCTTAAAAAACATTTCATCTTCACACATAACACACAACGAATATAAATTTCCTATAATATATACATCaacaaaaatataatttttctataatatatatatcgacaaaaaaatttatatatctAATCAATACAAATCAATTGTACCTCTTTGTATTAAATTCCACTAATACAACTaattgttttaaaaatataaaattatttcaaataattatttcaaaaattaaaataatcaattcTTACTTgaataatatttcaaaaattaaaaaaattaaaaatatgccactgaaaaccaaaataaaaaaacactAACTTTTTCTAAAACTATAACAAAAATAAGCAAACTACCAGCAATTTACATACAAATACTTAAAACCACATCCTCATATATACAAAGAAAAATATACATGATACAActttaaaaaaatcatattaaCGCGTTAATCACAAAACAAATACAAACACCACAAATATAGCAAACaaacaaaactagaaaaaatAAACATGCTAAAAGAATATTAAACAATCATACAACCTcaaataaaatatcaaataaacatatacatatataaataaataaataaataaaattataacaaacaaataaaaccacgaaaaatataaaaaccaTATTAAATTAAACCATTATATCAcctaaaataaaatactaaactcacacacacacacaaacacatatataaatacatatataatatTACAAAATATACCATCTTTTGTACTAAATCAATATCATCTTTACTTATCAAAAAAACATACTCAATTAATAAACACATATTTTACCAAGCTACAAtataaaattattccaaatcATCAATTTATCTCATCATAGAGCAATCAAACTATatcaaaatttgccaaaaaaatacctattatccattatttttcaagaaaattcccATTCTTTTATATCATTTCCATAAATTATTCCACTACAACAATGCACACATCCACATCCAACCTATCCAAATTATGAAAATATCATAATCCTAAAATACATAAACTACCAACAACCAGAGTACAATAAATTATAACGCTCTCAATGTAATTCTCCCCCTAATTTTCCATCCTAtcaactttaaaaaaataacttatattccattaatttaaataatattcgCTTCTtcctaaattaaaataaaaaaacaaaattttttaaaaccaATATTATCCATCAAATCTTTATATCACATTAATTTTAAAAAGGCAATACAAAACACTTCAATTTTACTATAtctatatataaataaatcaatTCAATATATCACCTCTCTATCCACTACTCCAACTCAATTATCATACAAAATACTCTAAATCTATATTATTAAATGAATCTTATATTACCCTAAAATAGTCAATAATGGACACCCCGCGAAACGCGCTGGGCACCAGGCCTAGTAACTTCCTCTATTCATGATCAATGCCTAAAAAAACATCCTCTGGTCAATAGTACACCAATATCTTTCCATGTTTACAAATATGAAATAAGAAAAGTTGGCCAAATGTGTTAGTAACACCAATAACTTAACAGAGGTTCAAGTTAGTAGAATCTAAGCTGTAATCTAAAGTTCATCCTGAATACCTGATTAAAGGACAACTAGCCAATTTGCCATCACTGACAAGCTGGGTTTGGAGGACTCAAGTGTTGCATGGTAAGGGTTTTTATTGTGACCGCATCAAAGTTGCACGTACTTTACGATAATTTCTATAAATTACAGCAGTAAACTACTAAACGGTGAAGGACCCAAGTCGTCATAATATAGATACATGTACAATTGGTGCTCAAGctaaaatcccaaaaaaaaaaaatctcaaccaCAGTTATTCGATCAATTTGACCTAAGTAACACTTGTCACGtctctagtttttttttttttcatttaggGATATTCCAACCTTTCTATCAGACTAATTCTCTAAAATTATGTAAAGTCTTGCCTCAAGAATACATAACGAGATAGTATACGAGAGTCAATTACAGAACTTGTTGGTAACTATTGTCATGTCTCtagttaaaagaagaaaaatttatgcatagaagaagaagaagatccTCTTCGCTAAAAACATAAGGTAAACAAAATCGGTGACAAACTAACAAAATAAGGGGGAATTTAGGATTTTGGCCAATGGATTTTTTGTTGTCTTTTTTTCTGTAATTTGCAAATGGCCCACCAAAATCCAATCCAACCAACCACCTTATTAGAAATAATAATTGGCAAATTGATCGTCTCTACAAGTACACACGCATTTGCGCAGAGAGTAAATACGTGGCCATGTTTATTTATCAAGAAACATATCTTTGCAAATATCCTTTATTGATGTCATTcgcaaatttttcttttaatctttgGATTTCCTAACACGTGATCTGGCTCCAACTTCATTGACTCGTAAGTTCAAATTCTTTGCATATACACGAAAAGAGACGAAAGGAGATATAATtctgcatatatatatatatatatatatatatatattcctttaGCCGTATTGTGgataaaaggaaaatatatTAGATTGTTATGACTATCGAATACGATGCACCTGGGAAGGGGAGGTCCATGCCCTATTTCCACAGGACAGTTGCAAAAGAACCCTTGAATAAAAAGAacgaatgttttttttttttttgaaggaaaaaaaaaagaacgaaTGTTAGGACCTTAATGGACGTCCCACATGGGGTCTTCCAATATGGTTTGAACGCCACTAAAttttgtatgttttttttttcatttcaactCTTGATGTTATAGTTCAATGTTCCTAGATTTGATTGGATTGGATGTAGATTTGGATGCCGAGGAATAAATGGCTTTTAGTGAAGCATGATCCTTAAGACATAAACACGTCTATTCTTTAAAGTCAATTGTTACTCTTTATTAGTTTATATAAtcgattttttattttctcgttagtttttatatttatgtcttaatttcttttaaccATCAAGTACTTGCACGTATGGCCTTAGCAACCACATTATAGGgttgtacttgatttgattaCTCAGTGCAATTTTAGATTCTGATTATTGATAATCGATTGTGTTATTCTCATTTGTTTAAACATttacattttaaaatttttaataatcattaaaaaagttaaaatctataaaaaaaaaacctaccaAATCGTTCCAATTTGTAGTACAGGTTATCGTCCCCTGAATGATTGTCATCTGCATTTCAGTGCACAGATCCAAACAAGTTAGCATTTGATAAAAGGATGGTAAATATTAACCAGAACATCATCATCAACCTCTAACAAAGTTCTAGAACTGGTTGGTATAAAATAAAtggcaaaagaaaagagtgaaatGACACACTCTGGAACAGTACGGGTGTACGCGAATGAGAAAACCGGGTCAGTTTCAGACGGGACCTACAGGTAGCCGGTCTTAGGAGCATGTGCCGTTATTTGACATTGGGAGGGTGTTAATTCCCCAACCAAAGTAATTGCAGCAATTGCTTGGGGGGACTTGCGGAAAGCAAAAGCTGAGGCGGCGACGCGGAAACTTGAGGTTTTCTCTAGTTACATAAGATATATAGAGTGCTTCAAGTCATTCCTCAACATCACAGACTCACAGCAAGCATTTCATGTCTTGCCCTGTAATCAACTCAATGATTACTTGCGCACCCATATTTTTTGACCGTCTGAATGGAAATGAACAACCAATCGGGATTTGGAAAATTAATCTAATATGCTACCAGATATTTATTCTCTGAATGCTTGATTGAGATGATCTTATGGTTTGTTCAGATGAAACTGGAAAAGAAGAGATCTTCATCGATGGACAAGATAATGAACAAGCTCAGATCGATCAGCACAAAAGAAGGCCCAAGAAATGAGAAGCTCTGTCCTATCACACCAGTCACATCAAGTTGCAAGAACCTCCCATGAGGCCATATCTTTTCTTCGAACTCGCCATATAGGTTCCTTCAGTGGCTGCTTTACCTGTCATGCATTTTAGTTAGTTGCACAGCTGTTTCTTTGCTGAACGATAAAGAGTCTCACCCCAGAGGTAAATGCTTAGGTTCATCGCATGTTGAATTTTATTATGATTTGGATATTGAGATGTAGTAGGATAACATTGTTAAAATCACATCACTTGCCATATTTGTTGCTAGAACATAAAAATGTTTAGTATCAAGTAGTTCGATCTGTTAATTAACATGTTCAATTGTTGGAGTCAAACTGCGAAATACAATGATATCCAGTGTAGAAATGAATGGACAGAGACCTTGGTTCAGATGTCCAAACGGGCACCCAAGAAACCCCCTTTGCCTCCGCGATCTCACAGGAAAACCAGAGAAAAGCATCCGCTACCACGCAGCTGACCCTCCTTCCAGTGTCCCGTTCAGCTGCCTCCACAGCTCTCCTAAAATTCTCCGGTGCCACTTTCAAGAAAAAGATCAATATCCTCCAATGGCCTGCCAGCGAAAACATAGCCATCAGGCACCCCATCCGGGACATCATAGGCCTTAATGTTATCATCATCAATGTTTGATGATGATGAGAATAGGGAAGCATTGGATTTGGCTGTGCTGAAAAAGGGGGTTTCTTGGGTGCCCGTTTGGACATCTGAACCAAGGTCTCTGTTAATCAATTGTTTATTAAATGAAGAAGGCATTAAAGAAGAGAAGCAAGAGAGAAGTTCAACTCTTGTTCTGTTACCACAGGTTTCATTTGCTGATGGAATTTGTGAATTTAATCTGAGTAGCTGAATGAGAAATATAGTCGTGTGTGTTATATTGTAACATTACATTCTTCAATCCTTGTTTGAATTTAGGCCTAAATCATAATTGTATGTAGGTTAAATCATGATAAAGTGGTCTTTGTCGAAACAAGTTTTCTATGGAAAGGTAGAAATACGAAAACGTATGCTTGATGAGAAGAGCAGCAGCTTGCTCGACTGCTTCAAACATTCCTCTAAAataaatgggaaaaaaaaaatctaatgatCCTCAAAATAACTGTTATGACTACTTTATTGCAAAGTTAAGGAAGCCAAAAGTGAATCCTATTTTGATCATTATGGCTGTCATAAAAGTAGGAATCTTTGGTTTTGGTGTATGATTCTTCTATATCATTTTGGGTACGTATTGTACAAACCAAAATTTTAAGAGAAAATAATCAACTCACAATATTATTGAAATCTCAAACAATGAAGAAAGTTACACCACAATAGAAAATCTAACAAATTAGTTTAGACTCTTTCTAAAAAACATCCTAAATAATGTCTTATTCATAATCTACCACACTTATTAGGAAAGAAACCACTTAGATTagaaattacaaaataaaacaCAAATTCTTAAATCACACAACTACTAAAACCTAACTCCAAAAAACTAATAAATAACTAAATGAATACTTGTAGGCTTGATTTAGTTTGCCAACACATATGTCATTCTGGTTTCCGGCCTTTCAATGGAGGGTGCGAGGAGGGCAAGGTCCCCAATCTGGTGACGTTAACATAGTCCTGAGGACCATGAGCTGATAATCCAGGAACGACCAATCCAGCCATCCTAGACATGGTCTGAAACAACCCTTCTCTATACTCCATTCCTCTCGTGAAAGGGATAATGAAGCTCCTAATCAGCTCGTAAACGGCATTCAAAATCTTGGGTATAACCGACAGCAGTGAGAAGTAGTTCTTGTTTGGTTCTTCCTCTAGAATCTGTttgggttttagttccaaaacaAGGGAAAAAGAATTTATGAGAACACTCCCATAAAATGATACAAGGGAAAAAACTTGAGAATAGATAAACAAAAGAATTAAGTTTTTTCACCTGCCCTCGGTAGCAGCTGTTGAAGTATAAACAAGGACCAAAGTGCTTGAACATGAGGGTTTTGTCATCAAACGGTACTCTTGGAACCATATCATTCTTGTAGACATATCTGCAATATTTTACGTCATAAAATCTAAGCTTATCCTTCATAAAGTCTCCAAATTGCTCATCTCCAACTCTAGGCTGCCCAAAAGTGTACACTCCTTCCATTCTTTCCAATAACTCTTTTTCTTCATGTAAAATCAGTATGGCAGGAAACAAAATTGCCAATGCCCCTCCTAAGCTGTGTCCAGTTACCATGAATTTTGCATTCTGATTTTCCTTCAAtctatttctcaaaatttccctTATTGTGTAATAGGCATAGTTTTTTCCATCTGAGCCTTGCTCAATTGTCTTAGGCCAACCCTTTCGTTTTTGTAAGCCTAAGGCTTTCATAAATCCAGCATGAATCTTGCCCACACCTTTGACATCATACCACGAAATATCAAAATCCGTACGCCAATCATCAGCATCAAACGGCTCTGTCCCTCGAAATGCCACCTCAATCAGGTTAGAATCAGCACTGGTTCTCTTGTCTTCGAAAATGATGGCTTGTGTTGTGTATGATTCCTCATAATCTGAATGGTATTGGGTAGACAAGTTGTAAATTGTAAATTAAACTTCGGAATTGCATTACTTTGCTAAAGAGAATTTTAGGTATAACAAACATGCATGAGATTAGAGTTATTCGTTTACTTTCAGTAATTTCTCAACTCTTGACTTACAAAATTGTCCTGAATTTTTTGGCTTTCCATGAAAACGTATATGCATGCATCAGCTTAAAACCAGGAAAAACTTTGGAACTTTCACTAAAAAATCCAAGTTCAGGGAACTAAAGACCAAGTAGATAAATTAAAGTCCAACTTGTCTAAACTCATTTGTTTCCTTCAATAGTCagcttttccatttttctcatattaaacaaaaaaaattttttttttttgtgcgaCAGAAGCGGCTAAGCTGCATGTGATGCTTCGCTTTCCACAACTTCTTTTAGAATTACTTAATGTTTGAGATGCAACCTTCTAACCATCTCCGTAGTTTTTTCCtctttataatatatatatatatatatatatatatataatcatgaATTAGTGGGTTTGGCAGAATTTTTTCCGTAGTTTACTTGACAATTGTAAATCAGAACTTCTAATTTCTAAACAAAGACTAGGAGGTATTTTCCGGTTTGCTGCGTTTAGGCAAAAACCAGGAAACTTGTTAATgtgcatttggacttgttaaaGTAGTGCCATCATTCATGTTTGCAACTTAATTATACGCATTATCACCACTGCACTAAGAGTCAAAAATGGCCAGCAACAATGAGTGGCAAGAAATGGTTGTCTTTTGACAAGacaaggaaaagagaaaaatttcaCATAAAGAGGAGAACGGAGCCACTGACCATTCCAAAAGTTGAAGAAGCCCAAGAATTCCATCTGCAAGAGTAGAAttggaaaaagggaagaaaaaaaaaaaagacttgaAACTTGTTCCAAGCAATATAACATGAAACTTGCATTGCATGTCCTGAAATTATTTAGTATAAATTACCTGCCAGTGATCTGTGACCACAGTTCTGGAGAAGGCTTCATTTTCATAGGCCAATTTAGCAGCCATCATAGACAAGGCTGCATCATACCTCTTGTCATTAGCTTTGATCCTTCCATCTAAATCCACTCGCGTGTCCAGATTCGCAAGTATCGACCTGAAAGTTGCAGCCGACCTGTCTGGCGTTACTACCTTTCCTGCAATCAAAGCATACACAAGGCCATACTGTTACCATATTATTTTGGCTCATTGCATGAAATAAACAACGATCTCCATGAAACATATATATAAGATTTCAATGGCCgttattatcattttttctCTAGCTAGCTAATCAAAAGTTGccttccacattttattgatgtaTATCAAATAGAATATGATTTGACACCAAAAATTAATGCCTAATCCAGTTTCCCTGTGTTGCATAATAATATGcttttgcatgcatgcatgcagcAATCAATTTACGCCTATAGTTTTCCGGGGAGGTAATGGATATGAATTAATGGAACATGCAacataaataaaagagaaattAAAACAAACCCGTAAGAAAATTCCATAAAAGGCCGATAAAGCCACCATTGCTGGATGGATAATTCAGGCACAGCTCCAAAGTAGATCCTAGGACAGCCAAAGGTTTTTTTAAATGGAGGAGGAGTATCTGAGCCACGAGAGACACAAAAACTATCCATCGGCGACGGAAGCCGTACGCCTCCGGGGCATGAAAGGAGTCTGCTTCTTCCCTGTATACCTTGGGGGCATGAAAGGAGTTTGCTTCCCCGTATATCTCGGGGGTATGAAAGAAGTCTGTTTTCTCTAATTCGCGCGAGGAGAAGATGCTAAGGATGTCGCTAAAACCAACTTCTTTCGGATTGAGCTGCAAATATTCTTTAGAGAAATCTTCTTTGGAAGCCATATCTAGCTAAGAAGTAATGATACTGATTGGGTAGATAGATGTGTGGTTACGTCAAAGTCTCAAGGGTGAACTGATTTGTAGTTCAAAGTATCGCTGTGTAATTACAATTTATATTGTTGGGTAGATGCTTAAACAATGTGGTATTTTCTTCAACAAAGTATTCATATTCAGTCACATGGCACCGAGTACAAATATTAGCAGTTGTCGTAGTTTGAATTCGTCAAAAAGACGAGAGTCCACAGacacccaaaaatttttttttttttgagagacAGATACCCAAATTTACGGTTCTCAAAGTACTTCACGGGTACACATGGGATTGATTGCAGTATACACTAGTATATATACAACAACTATGGAAAAGTGTGACATTTGCAGTATATACTAGTTAATTATGTCACTACCATTGATGAATTAGCTAGTGTTATATAATAAGTAATGACATACCATGATGTGTGGATTGTCTATCTTTGCAACTAAGATGGGTTAAAAATGATGTAGATGAAAAGGGGAGAAGGGGAATGTAACCGAGGGATGATAGTGCTTAGAACGGGGCATAGGGAGGGCATCTTCAATAGGGAGACAAACCTAGTCAACTGACTGTTCAAGTGTAGAGATGAGAAGTAAACCTAAACCCTAGACCAATACTTGGTGGCCGaactatattatatataaagAAGTTACTAAAACAAGAAGATTAAGCATAATCGATTAGATATGCACTCACATTAATGCCCTCCTACATTAAAATACTTTCCCaatttaattttacttttaaaaaaatttaaaaacttaaaATCTCTCTTGACTAGTATCCGTTAGATAATCTCAAACGACAAAGCTGTGGGTAGCTTAATTAGAAGCGATGGTTAGTGAATGAGTTGAGTAGATAGAACAGTTTTGACgttaaaagttgaaactttaATTACTGTATAATAAAGTTTGAGCACACTGTCCAATAATTGTATTGTTGTGCAGATGCTAAGACTGTAGCAATTACTCTAAAGATGCTTAAAAGTAGAGTTAGTGACATAAATAATCAACCACTTGAAACCAAGTAGTTGTCCAAATTTGAATTTGCATAAAAGACTGGCAGCCTACTTGACCCAAAAAATAATTGTTCTCCCAGTTGTTCACATGGAGTATGGGTTATATAATGTTAGAAGAGGTTAACTTTGGATTAATTAATCTTCTCATGGGGGTATGGGTTATATAATGTTAGAAGAGGTTAACTTTGGATTAATTGATCGTCTCAACCGTTACCGGGCACGATGTCATCGTGGATCTTGTCGGAGCACGACTAACCTAATTTCTGGGATATAATTTATTGTGGACATGTTACTTAGGGTCTGTATAATACGTACAAGTTGGAATCTGCCATGAAAGAtacaaaattaatattttttcattttttaaacaaatacctcttttgttttctgcTCAGTGTCCCTCGCAGTTCTTAGTTGTCCAAGGATATGTACATCAACAACAATGTGCTGCTTTATCTTCTTTTGATTATGTGGAATACttaattgaattatcaaactTTGACAAATAACTGAAgcttgttttctcaaaaggggaattttttttttttttttgaaaattcaatAGATTAACTTCACCAAATGGAAATGAACTTTAATACACTTGAGGGAGTGTCCCATTCCCAGGAATTTTTAGCCTTTAAGTGCGCACACGGAAGGAAAAGATCAAGAACATAATTAAGGGACTTTCAGAAGAGGAGTTTGAAAATCAATTTCGTATCTATTCAAGaaggaaaagtaagaaaagaaTCTCTCAAGGAAGAAACTTGCCCTACTTGCACCTCTGGAAGAATGCTGGACTTGTGTGCTTGTTTCCTATACTTATTATGGATTCTAAGCAACATAGTTGAGGAGTTGAGCTATATTGGTGCCATTTCAATTATTCTGGAATGCAAACAAGTTTATCGTAGTAAGCGACAATTCAGATACTCTTCAAAATTAACTTTTGGTAAATGTTAATGGCATCCTATTGACCTTTTAACCATGTAAATTAGATTTAgaaacatacatacatacatgcatGTGTGTGCATATATCcctttaaatgagtttacagcCATTCTTTCTATAAATTgtaatatgaaaaaaaaagatagcgGGGGGATGAGTTGGATCGTATTGGAGGAGGAAATGTGAGTGAGAAATCTCGAATTCGAAACTTTTcatttacactaaaaaaaaaaagatggacaTATTTTTATCCTTTTACATGGACTAGTACAAAAGTCCAAGAAGTGTTCTAAAGAGTTTGGTGTTATATATAATTAGTGTGGaaacaaatcaaaatagatCCTTTGTCGTGCTATCATAGTACATAAACATTATAGAAACCCAGAGCATCTCTTTCTGTCAAATCAAATGGATTTAATCCTAATAAGTTTCTCCGCGTCATCTATAATTTGGACATCCTTAAATCATGTGTGCAACAATGAACGATATCTCAAGGAATCCTTCAAAGTATGGCATAAAAAAATTATCATGCTTTTATAGTGCTTAGGAGGCCAAGGT
It contains:
- the LOC113749269 gene encoding uncharacterized protein LOC113749269; translated protein: MASKEDFSKEYLQLNPKEVGFSDILSIFSSRELEKTDFFHTPEIYGEANSFHAPKVYREEADSFHAPEAYGFRRRWIVFVSLVAQILLLHLKKPLAVLGSTLELCLNYPSSNGGFIGLLWNFLTGKVVTPDRSAATFRSILANLDTRVDLDGRIKANDKRYDAALSMMAAKLAYENEAFSRTVVTDHWQMEFLGFFNFWNDYEESYTTQAIIFEDKRTSADSNLIEVAFRGTEPFDADDWRTDFDISWYDVKGVGKIHAGFMKALGLQKRKGWPKTIEQGSDGKNYAYYTIREILRNRLKENQNAKFMVTGHSLGGALAILFPAILILHEEKELLERMEGVYTFGQPRVGDEQFGDFMKDKLRFYDVKYCRYVYKNDMVPRVPFDDKTLMFKHFGPCLYFNSCYRGQILEEEPNKNYFSLLSVIPKILNAVYELIRSFIIPFTRGMEYREGLFQTMSRMAGLVVPGLSAHGPQDYVNVTRLGTLPSSHPPLKGRKPE